In Ciconia boyciana chromosome 16, ASM3463844v1, whole genome shotgun sequence, one genomic interval encodes:
- the COPRS gene encoding coordinator of PRMT5 and differentiation stimulator isoform X2, producing MAAAIECASFEEEQLPNKRETMTWKPRKECLLKNSPNVLDSESEESEFSDISHNENDVSGSPVDCVHVCPDLEDLGGEVSSMAEAVTFPELQTASVHEVEDWDKELEDSECNPYDAGDLHCGSFQENNLLASYSWREDSFYNPGCHHAACLAFTPPVRMTEAGQFDDADE from the exons ATGGCTGCTGCCATTGAGTGTGCAAGCTTTGAGGAGGAGCAGCTTCCTAATAAGAGAGAAACTATGACATGGAAGCCCAGAAAAG AATGTTTGCTGAAGAATAGTCCAAATGTTCTCGATAGTGAGTCTGAAGAAAGTGAATTCTCTGATATCTCTCACAATGAAAATGATGTCAGTGGCTCTCCTGTTGACTGTGTTCATGTATGTCCTGACCTGGAAGACTTGGGTGGTGAAGTCTCCAGTATGGCTGAGGCTGTAACTTTTCCAGAGCTTCAAACTGCTTCTGTGCACGAGGTGGAGGACTGGGATAAAGAATTGGAGGACTCTGAATGTAATCCTTATG ATGCTGGCGATCTCCACTGTGGaagctttcaggaaaataatcttttggcCTCATACTCATGGCGAGAGGATTCGTTTTACAACCCGGGCTGTCACCATGCAGCTTGCCTTGCTTTTACACCACCAGTTAGAATGACTGAGGCTGGCCAGTTTGATGATGCTGATGAATGA
- the COPRS gene encoding coordinator of PRMT5 and differentiation stimulator isoform X1: MARLVAPPPRQVMAAAIECASFEEEQLPNKRETMTWKPRKECLLKNSPNVLDSESEESEFSDISHNENDVSGSPVDCVHVCPDLEDLGGEVSSMAEAVTFPELQTASVHEVEDWDKELEDSECNPYDAGDLHCGSFQENNLLASYSWREDSFYNPGCHHAACLAFTPPVRMTEAGQFDDADE, from the exons ATGGCGCGGCTGGTGGCACCGCCGCCTCGGCAG GTGATGGCTGCTGCCATTGAGTGTGCAAGCTTTGAGGAGGAGCAGCTTCCTAATAAGAGAGAAACTATGACATGGAAGCCCAGAAAAG AATGTTTGCTGAAGAATAGTCCAAATGTTCTCGATAGTGAGTCTGAAGAAAGTGAATTCTCTGATATCTCTCACAATGAAAATGATGTCAGTGGCTCTCCTGTTGACTGTGTTCATGTATGTCCTGACCTGGAAGACTTGGGTGGTGAAGTCTCCAGTATGGCTGAGGCTGTAACTTTTCCAGAGCTTCAAACTGCTTCTGTGCACGAGGTGGAGGACTGGGATAAAGAATTGGAGGACTCTGAATGTAATCCTTATG ATGCTGGCGATCTCCACTGTGGaagctttcaggaaaataatcttttggcCTCATACTCATGGCGAGAGGATTCGTTTTACAACCCGGGCTGTCACCATGCAGCTTGCCTTGCTTTTACACCACCAGTTAGAATGACTGAGGCTGGCCAGTTTGATGATGCTGATGAATGA